A stretch of the Psychroserpens sp. Hel_I_66 genome encodes the following:
- the folB gene encoding dihydroneopterin aldolase, producing the protein MGIIKVENIRVFAHHGCLKEETKIGSDYRVDIEVKADLKISAQTDELNDTVDYVLLNKIAKEEMKKPSKLLETVAKRMLTRIFSEEKLVTKATVSVSKLNPPIGGDVESVTIKMTERRKK; encoded by the coding sequence TTGGGAATAATTAAAGTAGAAAATATACGTGTTTTTGCGCATCATGGTTGCTTAAAAGAGGAAACCAAAATAGGAAGTGATTATCGTGTGGACATAGAGGTAAAGGCAGATTTAAAAATTTCAGCTCAAACAGATGAACTCAACGATACTGTGGATTATGTGTTGCTAAATAAAATTGCAAAAGAGGAAATGAAAAAACCCTCAAAACTTCTGGAAACCGTTGCAAAACGTATGTTGACACGAATCTTTTCCGAAGAAAAATTGGTAACAAAAGCTACGGTTAGCGTTAGTAAATTAAATCCACCAATAGGTGGAGATGTAGAAAGTGTAACGATAAAAATGACCGAAAGACGAAAAAAGTAA